The region TTCATCTTTTTGTGACCCTATATAATACCTACTCTTCCCACTCTTTCTTCCTCCTTCTCAAAACCAATTCAACTCTCTCTCCATCACTCACCACTCTACCTTCCTCCACCCTTTTGCAAAACCAAAACCATGCAAACCAGGGAAGTCTCAGCCCTCAATTATTTACTCCCTTCAAACCCTTCTCCCTACCCTCCCAACAACAACTTCACAACCCTCCAAAACAACATTCCCACATTTCAGTTCCAAAGATTCTCCACCCAATTATATGGCCACAACCACAACACCACCCCCTATGATTTCAGCCCTCAATCATCATGCATCAGCAGCAACTCCACCTCTGATGAGGCTGATGAACACCAACTCACTCTCATCAACGAGAGGAAGCACAGGAGAATGATATCAAACCGAGAATCCGCACGTAGGTCTCGGATGAGGAAGCAGAAACACCTTGATGAGCTTTGGTCTCAGGTCATGTGGCTCAGGAATGAGAACCACCAACTCATAGACAAACTCAACCATGTCTCAGAAAACCATGACCAAGTTCTCCAAGAAAATGCTCAGCTCAAAGAACAAGCCTCAGAACTTCGCCAAATGATCAGGGACATGCAGATACACAGTCCTTCCCCTTCCTTCACCCCTTTTCAAGATCATGATGTTCCTTGCAGCACCTCACCGTTTCTCAGATCAGATTCTTCAAACCAATCCAACTCATGTAACAACAACATGGATCTCCTCGGATGAATTTCCACACAAGAGGCTCCAAATTTTTATCATCTCTTTATCTAATCTTCTTTTGCTTTTTTCCCTCTTTCTTTCTATGTCTATGTgcaagtcaaaaaaaaaaaaaaaacaagtctTTTCCTCCCTTTTTCGCTGTGtgagaagaaaagataaatgcCAATAACATATCTTGATGAGTATTTTCATTTCACTCTTTTTAGTCCATTAACTTTCCACTGTGTGCCTATTCTCTTTCTACAAAAAGGTGTGTTTAGTGTCTAGTTTTTATGAAGTTTTAAACTGGGTCATGCTCATAATTTCGTTGCGTTTGTGAATGATGCAGTACAAACAGTTAAAAAGGTTGTCGAAAAAAATCAGAGTCATAATAAACATTGGAGTTTGTCATGTTGTGGCATGAACATTGAAGAGGTTGAAGAGTTATCTATAAATGTGGTGGATTAAGTGATAGTTAAAACTTGTTGGACACTTAGTTACGAGAGTCAgaaacatgatgatgatgaattcCATCCCAGAAAACAGTATAGAAGGAAAGGGTTAGTGACCTCACCATGTTCTAGTAATGTCCACAGAAGTGTGGACTAACGAAGGAGTGTGTgatgaagaaaaatatgaaggaaaaaaaaaaaaacatgatccTTATATGATTTGAGTAAAATAATAATGGAGGTAATTATGTCAGGTGGAATTGGGATGAGGAGAGTATGACATGACACAGAAATAAAAGGGTGTCTGTAGTGGTCATTGGCTAATGATAGAAAAGTTGCCATAAAAAGGAGAACATTTGGACAGGGCACCCACTCAAATTGTTATCactattttatctcttttttcaGACCTACCTTGACTGCATACTATTGGAAAATAACTTAAACTTTGCTTATTTACTTTCCCAAGTTTTGATAGAGATCCAACACAACTTGTGCACTACCCATTCATGCACCTTTTCCCAACAATAATATGCCTCTTCACCAAAACATAATCCTTTCAATCAATACAAGTATAGTATTTGATGTgcaaaaaataatgtttcacctctttcttgtatatttttttcttgtggGCATCTCTATGACATTCCTATTTTTAGAAGATGAATTATTCAAAGTCTAATTTGTCCTCACAAAAATACTTTGAAGATGAGGATCGCTTTAGTTATGTAACGTAgattggttttatttttaatcagtGTCAAATTCTTAATAAACCTTTTGTGTTGAGATATAGATATCTCGTACACgaaactaaatatttatggaTAATCCAATAAGGTCTAATAAGAAGTGACgtgataaatcaaataaatcTGATTATAATAGACTTTataatcatattaaataaaggaaaatagaTCTTTTAACGCTATAATTGACTTTTGACGTCCATTTGACATCGATgatttgaaaggaaaaaataatattttatgttgttGTAGACTA is a window of Vigna unguiculata cultivar IT97K-499-35 chromosome 4, ASM411807v1, whole genome shotgun sequence DNA encoding:
- the LOC114181483 gene encoding basic leucine zipper 43-like — translated: MQTREVSALNYLLPSNPSPYPPNNNFTTLQNNIPTFQFQRFSTQLYGHNHNTTPYDFSPQSSCISSNSTSDEADEHQLTLINERKHRRMISNRESARRSRMRKQKHLDELWSQVMWLRNENHQLIDKLNHVSENHDQVLQENAQLKEQASELRQMIRDMQIHSPSPSFTPFQDHDVPCSTSPFLRSDSSNQSNSCNNNMDLLG